A single Ptiloglossa arizonensis isolate GNS036 chromosome 2, iyPtiAriz1_principal, whole genome shotgun sequence DNA region contains:
- the LOC143154815 gene encoding uncharacterized protein LOC143154815 has translation MYESGENITDVVEKLQGMVVSENSQGFPVQKQLFQDIFSERQLGNKLQFGYVCENPTQWEQRFEEKDFSKNRHRGKVKWANIYGNYGEHYWDVNH, from the exons aTGTATGAGAGTGGTGAAAATATTACAGATGTAGTTGAAAAAttacaaggaatggttgtttcTGAAAATTCTCAAGGGTTTCCTGTACAAAAACAACTTTTTCA agaTATTTTTTCGGAGCGTCAACTTGgtaataaattacaattcgGCTATGTTTGTGAAAATCCGACTCAATGGGAGCAAAGATTTGAAGAGAAggatttttccaaaaatcgacATCGAGGAAAG GTTAAGTGGGCAAATATATATGGTAACTATGGTGAACACTATTGGGATGTAAATCATTAA
- the Micu1 gene encoding mitochondrial calcium uptake 1 isoform X2, translating to MCVLRLNISRNSIKTAKSVLVIHNTNKYQYSISRNFTNFSYERGKHKKNYLFLSLLVPFCVVMSFIDWRSTRKGWFPIVNAARMIVEEEQNDEEQNNKLDQGQESRSKKKAKEKIGFRDRKITEYENRLRAYSTPDKIFRYFATVKLSSLEGTEIYMTPDDFLRAITPGMKQPDGLGLDKYKRYDPKNIHTKLELALDEDSIFYKLGSAGLITFSDYIFLLTVLSTSRRHFEIAFRMFDFNGDGDVDSEEFGKVATLIRQQTSIGNRHRDHVTTGNLFKGVNSALTTYFFGSSMKGKLTIEKFLEFQQQLQKEILSLEFERRNPDENGRITEVDFTELLLAYAGYPDKKKIRILKTIKKRFKECPKGISKDEYLKFFHFLNNINDVDTALTFYHIAGASIDQATLKHVAKTVAHVDLTDHVIQVVYTIFDENMDGQLSNKEFVAVMKNRVLRGLEKPKDTGFVKLIESMVKCLKSSYSMSFDS from the exons ATGTGCGTTTTAAGACTAAACATTTCGCGAAATAGTATCAAAACGGCAAAGTCAGTTTTAGTAATTCATAATACTAATAAATATCAGTATTCTATTTCAAGGAACTTCACAAATTTTTCTTATGAAAGAGGAAAACAtaagaagaattatttatttttgtcattATTGGTCCCATTTTGTGTCGTTATGAGCTTCATTGATTGGAGAag tACAAGAAAAGGATGGTTTCCCATTGTGAATGCAGCAAGGATGATTGTCGAAGAAGAACAAAATGATGAAGAGCAAAACAATAAATTGGATCAAGGGCAGGAAAGTCGGAGTAAAAAGAAAGCAAAGGAGAAAATAGGCTTTCGAGATCGAAAG ATTACAGAATATGAAAATCGTTTGAGAGCATATTCAACTCCTGAcaaaatttttcgttattttgcAACTGTAAAACTATCGAGCTTAGAAGGTACTGAAATTTACATGACTCCTGATGACTTTCTCCGAGCAATTACTCCCGGAATGAAACAACCAGATG gACTCGGTTTGGATAAATACAAGCGCTACGACCCAAAG AACATTCATACAAAATTGGAATTAGCTCTGGACGAGGACAGTATTTTTTATAAACTTGGAAGCGCTGGTTTAATCACTTTCTCTGATTATATTTTTCTGCTGACCGTATTATCTA CTTCTAGAAGACATTTTGAAATTGCCTTCAGAATGTTCGATTTTAATGGTGATGGAGACGTGGACTCCGAAGAATTTGGAAAAGTCGCTACCTTAATTCGACAGCAAACTAGTATCGGCAATCGACATCGAGATCATGTTACTACTGGTAACTTGTTCAAG GGTGTTAATTCTGCACTAACTACGTACTTCTTTGGGTCAAGCATGAAAGGAAAGTTAACTATTGAGAAGTTTCTCGAATTTCAGCAGCAATTGCAGAAAGAAATattgagtttggag tttgaaagaagaaatccAGACGAGAATGGTAGAATAACAGAAGTGGACTTCACAGAATTATTATTGGCATATGCTGGGTATCCTGACAAGAAAAAGATAAGAATTTTAAAGACTATAAAGAAACG tttcaaagaatGTCCAAAAGGAATAAGCAAAGACGAGTATCTGAAATTCTTTCACTTCCTAAACAACATTAATGATGTGGATACAGCATTGACATTTTATCACATTGCAGGAGCATCAATTGACCAAG CTACACTAAAGCATGTGGCGAAAACTGTAGCGCATGTAGACTTAACTGATCACGTTATACAAGTGGTTTACACAATCTTTGATGAGAACA TGGACGGTCAGTTAAGTAACAAAGAATTTGTTGCTGTGATGAAAAATAGAGTATTGAGAGGATTAGAAAAACCAAAGGACACCGGCTTTGTGAAATTGATTGAATCAATGGTAAAATGCTTAAAAAGTAGTTATAGCATGTCTTTTGATAGTTAA
- the Micu1 gene encoding mitochondrial calcium uptake 1 isoform X1 produces MFISKVMCVLRLNISRNSIKTAKSVLVIHNTNKYQYSISRNFTNFSYERGKHKKNYLFLSLLVPFCVVMSFIDWRSTRKGWFPIVNAARMIVEEEQNDEEQNNKLDQGQESRSKKKAKEKIGFRDRKIIEYENRVRHYSTPDKVFRYFATLQVINNDIHEIFMTPDDFLRSITPGVKQPDGLGLDKYKRYDPKNIHTKLELALDEDSIFYKLGSAGLITFSDYIFLLTVLSTSRRHFEIAFRMFDFNGDGDVDSEEFGKVATLIRQQTSIGNRHRDHVTTGNLFKGVNSALTTYFFGSSMKGKLTIEKFLEFQQQLQKEILSLEFERRNPDENGRITEVDFTELLLAYAGYPDKKKIRILKTIKKRFKECPKGISKDEYLKFFHFLNNINDVDTALTFYHIAGASIDQATLKHVAKTVAHVDLTDHVIQVVYTIFDENMDGQLSNKEFVAVMKNRVLRGLEKPKDTGFVKLIESMVKCLKSSYSMSFDS; encoded by the exons ATGTTTATTAGTAAGGTTATGTGCGTTTTAAGACTAAACATTTCGCGAAATAGTATCAAAACGGCAAAGTCAGTTTTAGTAATTCATAATACTAATAAATATCAGTATTCTATTTCAAGGAACTTCACAAATTTTTCTTATGAAAGAGGAAAACAtaagaagaattatttatttttgtcattATTGGTCCCATTTTGTGTCGTTATGAGCTTCATTGATTGGAGAag tACAAGAAAAGGATGGTTTCCCATTGTGAATGCAGCAAGGATGATTGTCGAAGAAGAACAAAATGATGAAGAGCAAAACAATAAATTGGATCAAGGGCAGGAAAGTCGGAGTAAAAAGAAAGCAAAGGAGAAAATAGGCTTTCGAGATCGAAAG ATAATAGAATATGAAAATCGTGTGAGGCATTATTCCACACCCGACAAAGTATTTCGATATTTTGCTACTCTACAAGTGATCAACAACGACATCCACGAAATCTTCATGACACCTGATGACTTCCTGCGATCCATTACGCCTGGTGTTAAACAGCCAGATG gACTCGGTTTGGATAAATACAAGCGCTACGACCCAAAG AACATTCATACAAAATTGGAATTAGCTCTGGACGAGGACAGTATTTTTTATAAACTTGGAAGCGCTGGTTTAATCACTTTCTCTGATTATATTTTTCTGCTGACCGTATTATCTA CTTCTAGAAGACATTTTGAAATTGCCTTCAGAATGTTCGATTTTAATGGTGATGGAGACGTGGACTCCGAAGAATTTGGAAAAGTCGCTACCTTAATTCGACAGCAAACTAGTATCGGCAATCGACATCGAGATCATGTTACTACTGGTAACTTGTTCAAG GGTGTTAATTCTGCACTAACTACGTACTTCTTTGGGTCAAGCATGAAAGGAAAGTTAACTATTGAGAAGTTTCTCGAATTTCAGCAGCAATTGCAGAAAGAAATattgagtttggag tttgaaagaagaaatccAGACGAGAATGGTAGAATAACAGAAGTGGACTTCACAGAATTATTATTGGCATATGCTGGGTATCCTGACAAGAAAAAGATAAGAATTTTAAAGACTATAAAGAAACG tttcaaagaatGTCCAAAAGGAATAAGCAAAGACGAGTATCTGAAATTCTTTCACTTCCTAAACAACATTAATGATGTGGATACAGCATTGACATTTTATCACATTGCAGGAGCATCAATTGACCAAG CTACACTAAAGCATGTGGCGAAAACTGTAGCGCATGTAGACTTAACTGATCACGTTATACAAGTGGTTTACACAATCTTTGATGAGAACA TGGACGGTCAGTTAAGTAACAAAGAATTTGTTGCTGTGATGAAAAATAGAGTATTGAGAGGATTAGAAAAACCAAAGGACACCGGCTTTGTGAAATTGATTGAATCAATGGTAAAATGCTTAAAAAGTAGTTATAGCATGTCTTTTGATAGTTAA
- the Micu1 gene encoding mitochondrial calcium uptake 1 isoform X3 — protein MIIEYENRVRHYSTPDKVFRYFATLQVINNDIHEIFMTPDDFLRSITPGVKQPDGLGLDKYKRYDPKNIHTKLELALDEDSIFYKLGSAGLITFSDYIFLLTVLSTSRRHFEIAFRMFDFNGDGDVDSEEFGKVATLIRQQTSIGNRHRDHVTTGNLFKGVNSALTTYFFGSSMKGKLTIEKFLEFQQQLQKEILSLEFERRNPDENGRITEVDFTELLLAYAGYPDKKKIRILKTIKKRFKECPKGISKDEYLKFFHFLNNINDVDTALTFYHIAGASIDQATLKHVAKTVAHVDLTDHVIQVVYTIFDENMDGQLSNKEFVAVMKNRVLRGLEKPKDTGFVKLIESMVKCLKSSYSMSFDS, from the exons ATG ATAATAGAATATGAAAATCGTGTGAGGCATTATTCCACACCCGACAAAGTATTTCGATATTTTGCTACTCTACAAGTGATCAACAACGACATCCACGAAATCTTCATGACACCTGATGACTTCCTGCGATCCATTACGCCTGGTGTTAAACAGCCAGATG gACTCGGTTTGGATAAATACAAGCGCTACGACCCAAAG AACATTCATACAAAATTGGAATTAGCTCTGGACGAGGACAGTATTTTTTATAAACTTGGAAGCGCTGGTTTAATCACTTTCTCTGATTATATTTTTCTGCTGACCGTATTATCTA CTTCTAGAAGACATTTTGAAATTGCCTTCAGAATGTTCGATTTTAATGGTGATGGAGACGTGGACTCCGAAGAATTTGGAAAAGTCGCTACCTTAATTCGACAGCAAACTAGTATCGGCAATCGACATCGAGATCATGTTACTACTGGTAACTTGTTCAAG GGTGTTAATTCTGCACTAACTACGTACTTCTTTGGGTCAAGCATGAAAGGAAAGTTAACTATTGAGAAGTTTCTCGAATTTCAGCAGCAATTGCAGAAAGAAATattgagtttggag tttgaaagaagaaatccAGACGAGAATGGTAGAATAACAGAAGTGGACTTCACAGAATTATTATTGGCATATGCTGGGTATCCTGACAAGAAAAAGATAAGAATTTTAAAGACTATAAAGAAACG tttcaaagaatGTCCAAAAGGAATAAGCAAAGACGAGTATCTGAAATTCTTTCACTTCCTAAACAACATTAATGATGTGGATACAGCATTGACATTTTATCACATTGCAGGAGCATCAATTGACCAAG CTACACTAAAGCATGTGGCGAAAACTGTAGCGCATGTAGACTTAACTGATCACGTTATACAAGTGGTTTACACAATCTTTGATGAGAACA TGGACGGTCAGTTAAGTAACAAAGAATTTGTTGCTGTGATGAAAAATAGAGTATTGAGAGGATTAGAAAAACCAAAGGACACCGGCTTTGTGAAATTGATTGAATCAATGGTAAAATGCTTAAAAAGTAGTTATAGCATGTCTTTTGATAGTTAA